Proteins encoded in a region of the Coffea eugenioides isolate CCC68of chromosome 4, Ceug_1.0, whole genome shotgun sequence genome:
- the LOC113768713 gene encoding transcription factor WER-like, translated as MDDHESAKEEVNPAVMLKNQSAEKGANRGSWTDEEDRKLAEAIEIYGPKRWKTIASKAGLKRCGKSCRLRWMNYLRPHIKRGNISDQEEDLIVRLHKLLGNRWSLIAGRLPGRTDNEIKNYWNSHLSKKVHQKEKQSKGTAEMGCSRIRKKRKAMMNEVKADRTREGNSSSGGAPGDSKLSFDVDDFFDFSNEDPMTLEWISKFTEMDDG; from the exons ATGGATGATCATGAATCAGCAAAGGAGGAAGTCAATCCAGCCGTCATGTTGAAAAATCAATCGGCCGAGAAAGGAGCGAACAGAGGGTCATGGACTGATGAAGAAGATCGAAAACTGGCTGAAGCTATTGAGATCTATGGTCCAAAGAGATGGAAGACTATAGCATCCAAAGCAG GCCTTAAAAGGTGCGGTAAGAGTTGTAGGCTGAGATGGATGAACTATCTGAGACCACACATCAAGCGAGGAAACATATCTGATCAAGAAGAAGACTTGATTGTTAGGCTTCATAAACTTCTGGGGAACAG ATGGTCCTTGATAGCGGGAAGGTTGCCAGGTCGAACGGATAATGAGATCAAGAATTACTGGAATTCTCATTTGAGCAAGAAAGTTCACCAAAAGGAGAAACAAAGCAAGGGAACTGCAGAAATGGGATGCTCTAGGATTCGGAAGAAAAGGAAGGCGATGATGAATGAGGTTAAAGCGGATAGGACGAGAGAAGGGAATTCATCTTCTGGTGGTGCTCCTGGAGATTCAAAACTGAGCTTCGATGTAGACGACTTCTTTGATTTCTCCAACGAGGATCCTATGACTTTAGAGTGGATCAGCAAATTCACCGAAATGGATGATGGCTGA
- the LOC113768235 gene encoding transcription factor MYB4-like codes for MGRSPCCAKEGLNRGAWTPSEDRLLTDYIKSHGEGKWRSLPKRAGLKRCGKSCRLRWLNYLRPDIKRGNITDDEEDLIIRLHKLLGNRWSLIAGRLPGRTDNEIKNYWNTNLAKKYQSGERLAASSSCTKRNPSSTTRSRPAALLHKLTSSAHQPPNSEKREGSSTYVVRTKARRCTKAFINADLQTSSAQQPGILAVKCPVPSGADQAKDDSNETRTADNSEKVGPVPASGGVTESPPTFSGEEGYSSGFMMDFEMDNDFLSDFLNMEFERDFPEVVAQGIDNIEANDFSFNCCPRALSHDDRNDHADLGSITDLLDTAVTWLHEVQ; via the exons ATGGGGAGAAGCCCGTGCTGTGCTAAGGAAGGCTTAAACAGAGGGGCTTGGACTCCTTCGGAAGATAGATTGCTGACAGACTACATCAAGTCCCACGGCGAAGGAAAATGGAGAAGTCTTCCCAAACGAGCAG GCCTCAAAAGATGCGGAAAGAGTTGCAGACTTCGTTGGTTGAACTATCTAAGACCTGATATCAAGAGAGGAAACATAACTGATGACGAAGAGGACCTCATAATCAGGCTGCACAAGCTCCTTGGAAACAG GTGGTCCTTGATAGCTGGAAGGCTTCCGGGGCGAACAGACAATGAAATCAAGAACTATTGGAACACCAACCTCGCCAAGAAGTATCAAAGCGGTGAACGCTTAGCCGCCAGCTCCTCCTGCACAAAACGCAACCCGTCATCAACAACGAGGTCCAGACCAGCCGCACTACTGCATAAGCTAACGAGCAGTGCTCATCAGCCGCCAAATTCAGAAAAGCGAGAAGGATCCTCTACTTATGTGGTCCGCACAAAGGCTAGAAGGTGCACTAAAGCTTTCATCAACGCTGACTTACAAACTTCCTCTGCACAACAACCCGGTATTTTGGCGGTGAAATGTCCAGTGCCGTCTGGGGCTGATCAGGCCAAAGACGACTCCAACGAAACTCGTACTGCTGACAATAGCGAAAAAGTCGGCCCCGTCCCAGCTTCAGGTGGGGTAACCGAATCGCCCCCAACTTTTTCAGGAGAAGAAGGCTACTCTTCGGGCTTCATGATGGATTTTGAAATGGACAACGACTTCCTTTCTGATTTTCTCAACATGGAATTCGAACGAGATTTTCCCGAGGTAGTAGCACAAGGTATTGATAATATTGAGGCCAATGATTTCTCTTTCAACTGTTGTCCAAGAGCGCTTTCCCATGATGATCGGAATGATCATGCGGATCTTGGTTCTATTACAGATCTTCTTGATACTGCTGTGACCTGGCTTCATGAAGTCCAGTAA
- the LOC113767788 gene encoding protein ELF4-LIKE 3-like isoform X2, protein MSQKFQMEDDDIFSGIGIGAQVDGKVVQTFQKSFLQVQNILDQNRLLINEINQNHESKIPDHLTRNVGLIRELNNNIRRVVDLYADLSNSFAKTMEVSSEDSAGTTKSDGRGGQKRFKSS, encoded by the exons ATGTCCCAGAAATTCCAG ATGGAAGATGATGATATATTTTCTGGGATTGGTATTGGAGCGCAAGTCGATGGCAAAGTAGTTCAAACATTTCAGAAGAGCTTCTTGCAAGTGCAAAATATTCTGGACCAAAACAGGCTGCTTATCAATGAGATCAATCAGAATCATGAATCTAAGATCCCAGATCACTTGACCAGAAATGTGGGCCTAATTAGAGAGCTCAATAACAACATTAGGAGGGTGGTTGATCTTTATGCTGATCTTTCGAATTCTTTTGCCAAAACCATGGAGGTGTCTTCAGAAGACTCAGCTGGGACTACTAAATCGGATGGAAGAGGAGGCCAGAAGAGATTTAAATCCAGCTAA
- the LOC113767788 gene encoding protein ELF4-LIKE 3-like isoform X1: protein MKISIFLRHNRMEDDDIFSGIGIGAQVDGKVVQTFQKSFLQVQNILDQNRLLINEINQNHESKIPDHLTRNVGLIRELNNNIRRVVDLYADLSNSFAKTMEVSSEDSAGTTKSDGRGGQKRFKSS from the exons ATGAAGATATCAATCTTTTTGCGTCACAACAGA ATGGAAGATGATGATATATTTTCTGGGATTGGTATTGGAGCGCAAGTCGATGGCAAAGTAGTTCAAACATTTCAGAAGAGCTTCTTGCAAGTGCAAAATATTCTGGACCAAAACAGGCTGCTTATCAATGAGATCAATCAGAATCATGAATCTAAGATCCCAGATCACTTGACCAGAAATGTGGGCCTAATTAGAGAGCTCAATAACAACATTAGGAGGGTGGTTGATCTTTATGCTGATCTTTCGAATTCTTTTGCCAAAACCATGGAGGTGTCTTCAGAAGACTCAGCTGGGACTACTAAATCGGATGGAAGAGGAGGCCAGAAGAGATTTAAATCCAGCTAA
- the LOC113767788 gene encoding protein ELF4-LIKE 3-like isoform X3, producing MEDDDIFSGIGIGAQVDGKVVQTFQKSFLQVQNILDQNRLLINEINQNHESKIPDHLTRNVGLIRELNNNIRRVVDLYADLSNSFAKTMEVSSEDSAGTTKSDGRGGQKRFKSS from the coding sequence ATGGAAGATGATGATATATTTTCTGGGATTGGTATTGGAGCGCAAGTCGATGGCAAAGTAGTTCAAACATTTCAGAAGAGCTTCTTGCAAGTGCAAAATATTCTGGACCAAAACAGGCTGCTTATCAATGAGATCAATCAGAATCATGAATCTAAGATCCCAGATCACTTGACCAGAAATGTGGGCCTAATTAGAGAGCTCAATAACAACATTAGGAGGGTGGTTGATCTTTATGCTGATCTTTCGAATTCTTTTGCCAAAACCATGGAGGTGTCTTCAGAAGACTCAGCTGGGACTACTAAATCGGATGGAAGAGGAGGCCAGAAGAGATTTAAATCCAGCTAA
- the LOC113768213 gene encoding uncharacterized protein LOC113768213 produces the protein MVGSASTILFPFYPLQISLCMCCSNRAWKMKTNWSPLLGMDKEKGHIACFSSKKKLGFMDQILDYIEGGPKLRRWYGAPDLLPKDGSTEKLDEITEEEEVRDAVLVTDGDSEIGQMVILSLIVKRIRVKALVKDKRAAMEAFGTYVESIAGASNDSTSVKKALRGVRAVICANDGFVSNVEGWKGLEHVILLSQLSVYRGNSGIQAMMNSNARRLAEQDESALMASRVPYTIIRAGLLKNTPGRQRFSFEKGCATQGSLSKEDAAFICAEALDAVPGKGFIFEVVNGEEAVSDWKKRFAALMEKSGS, from the exons ATGGTGGGCTCAGCTTCCACAATTCTCTTCCCCTTTTATCCTCTTCAGATCTCCCTATGCATGTGTTGCAGCAACAGGGCTTGGAAAATGAAGACCAATTGGTCCCCTCTTCTAGGAATGGACAAGGAAAAGGGTCACATTGCTTGTTTCTCATCCAAGAAGAAACTTGGCTTCATGGACCAAATTCTTGATTACATTGAAG GTGGTCCAAAGTTGAGGAGATGGTATGGAGCTCCTGATCTCCTTCCAAAAGATGGATCCACTGAAAAATTAGATGAAATTACAG AGGAGGAAGAAGTCAGGGATGCAGTTTTAGTAACAGATGGAGATAGTGAGATTGGCCAG ATGGTGATATTGTCGCTGATCGTCAAACGAATTCGAGTTAAAGCACTAGTGAAGGATAAGCGGGCTGCTATGGAAGCCTTTGGCACTTATGTTGAG TCAATTGCTGGTGCTTCAAATGATAGCACATCCGTGAAGAAGGCTCTCAGGGGTGTTCGTGCAGTTATATGTGCAAAT GATGGTTTTGTATCTAATGTTGAGGGCTGGAAAGGATTGGAGCATGTGATCCTATTATCTCAG TTGTCTGTTTATAGAGGCAATAGTGGGATTCAAGCAATGATGAATAGCAATGCAAGAAGACTTGCAGAGCAAGATGAATCTGCACTAATGGCATCAAGAGTGCCCTACACCATTATCAGAGCTGGTTTGCTGAAGAACACACCCGGAAGGCAGCGTTTCAGCTTTGAAAAG GGTTGTGCAACGCAAGGAAGCCTTAGCAAGGAGGATGCTGCCTTCATCTGTGCAGAAGCTCTTGATGCAGTCCCAGGGAAAGGATTCATATTTGAG GTGGTTAATGGTGAAGAGGCTGTCTCAGATTGGAAAAAGCGCTTTGCTGCATTGATGGAGAAATCAGGATCTTAG
- the LOC113767601 gene encoding 40S ribosomal protein S3-3, with product MATQMSKKRKFVADGVFFAELNEVLTRELAEDGYSGVEVRVTPMRTEIIIRATRTQNVLGEKGRRIRELTSIVQKRFKFPENSVELYAERVNNRGLCAVAQAESLRYKLLGGLAVRRACYGVLRFVMEQGAKGCEVIVSGKLRAQRAKSMKFKDGYMISSGQPVKEYIDSAVRHVLLRQGVLGIKVKIMLAWDPKGKVGPVTPLPDLVTIHQPKEEDEYPRPLAAVTDIDVGAA from the exons ATGGCAACCCAAATGAGCAAGAAGCGAAAG TTTGTAGCTGATGGAGTGTTCTTCGCTGAATTGAATGAGGTTTTGACGAGAGAGCTAGCCGAGGATGGCTACTCTGGAGTTGAAGTTAGGGTTACTCCTATGCGTACTGAGATCATCATTAGGGCTACTCGCACCCAAAATGTTCTTG GTGAGAAGGGGAGGAGAATTAGGGAGCTGACATCCATTGTTCAGAAAAGGTTCAAGTTCCCAGAGAACAGCGTGGAGCTTTATGCCGAGCGAGTTAATAACAGGGGTCTCTGTGCTGTGGCTCAGGCTGAGTCATTGCGCTATAAACTTCTTGGAGGACTAGCTGTCCGCAG GGCTTGCTATGGTGTTCTTCGATTTGTTATGGAGCAAGGTGCAAAAGGGTGTGAG GTGATTGTAAGTGGAAAGCTAAGGGCTCAGCGAGCTAAATCAATGAAGTTCAAGGATGGCTACATGATTTCTTCTGGCCAGCCGGTTAAGGAATATATCGACTCTGCTGTAAGACATGTTCTTCTTCGACAG GGTGTTCTTGGTATTAAAGTGAAGATCATGCTTGCCTGGGATCCAAAGGGTAAGGTGGGCCCTGTGACACCTCTACCGGATCTTGTTACAATCCATCAACCGAAGGAGGAAGATGAATATCCCAGGCCACTGGCTGCTGTTACTGATATCGATGTTGGAGCAGCTTAA
- the LOC113767790 gene encoding uncharacterized protein LOC113767790 isoform X2 yields the protein METVVSMEVNEEAKVEDGIAKETGSEPVSLKHISDPDPDPEPDPVVYKLVRVDGEGRLVPATDEEVLVVEDLLEDEKPEHCAAECEQPIECIKTEGCPLQKNHVQSSEGISSVQLDAAVDLGKKIIQPEEIPCQMASASAGNSISQPMSAVGCPGSEGGLVENWSSRTDLATIGKPDFSKLKGEICLDNLTVKELQETFRATFGRETFVKDKRWLKRRISMGLTNSCDFSTTAFMIKDNEVLKKDKKENRKKSAVYKDLVVGVASETAGGPTNGLNRLVDSNPNFDDRKTESLLLEHDSVREDPSLEQRTAKRVRKPTKRYIEEMSEEESRGSSGRLVSVVKSFEHRQSCSKACTMPVQNVRLAGRPMVTRQDSLGGSGVQVPYVSRVRKGRPRENFMPFMIAAASENDNHHLERKEVELEKYVELKRMDSFEDNSDDNMGTVPASSGGMRRKHHRPWSLTEVVKLVEGVARYGAGRWSEIKRLAFASYSYRTSVDLKDKWRNLLRASFSQLPAEKGMHNARKHASIPIPAPILLRVRELAEMQAQVPANFSSSKFTGQSGGSDRSVHETRSGYL from the exons ATGGAGACAGTGGTTAGCATGGAGGTTAATGAAGAAGCAAAGGTTGAGGATGGTATCGCCAAGGAAACAGGGTCTGAGCCCGTATCTCTAAAGCACATTTCTGATCCTGATCCTGATCCTGAGCCTGATCCTGTTGTCTATAAACTTGTTCGG GTTGATGGTGAGGGGAGGTTAGTTCCGGCAACAGATGAAGAAGTTTTGGTGGTTGAGGACTTGCTAGAAGATGAAAAGCCTGAACATTGTGCTGCAGAATGTGAGCAGCCAATAGAATGCATCAAAACTGAAGGATGTCCCTTGCAGAAAAATCATGTTCAATCCTCAGAAG GTATTTCAAGTGTTCAACTTGATGCTGCAGTTGATCTGGGGAAGAAAATCATCCAGCCAGAG GAAATTCCCTGCCAAATGGCTTCAGCATCAGCTGGAAACAGTATTAGTCAGCCTATGAGTGCTGTGGGATGTCCAGGGTCAGAAGGTGGATTGGTTGAAAATTGGTCTTCGAGAACTGATCTTGCTACTATAGGGAAGCCTGACTTTTCGAAGTTAAAAGGAGAGATATGCTTGGATAATCTGACGGTCAAGGAACTCCAAGAAACTTTCAGAGCAACATTTGGAAGAGAAACATTTGTCAAAGATAAACGGTGGCTTAAGAGGAGGATCTCCATGGGATTGACTAATTCATGTGATTTTTCAACTACAGCTTTTATGATCAAAGATAATGAAGTGTTaaagaaagataaaaaagaaaaccGCAAGAAAAGTGCTGTGTATAAGGATCTTGTGGTTGGAGTGGCAAGTGAGACCGCTGGAGGTCCAACCAATGGACTCAATAGGCTAGTAGATAGCAACCCAAATTTTGATGACAGAAAAACAGAGTCTCTTCTACTGGAACATGATTCTGTTAGAGAAGATCCTAGCTTGGAACAAAGAACAGCCAAAAGGGTCCGGAAGCCCACAAAGAGATACATCGAAGAAATGTCTGAGGAGGAATCTAGGGGCTCTAGTGGAAGGTTAGTCTCTGTTGTTAAGAGTTTTGAACATAGGCAGTCATGTTCAAAAGCTTGTACAATGCCTGTTCAGAATGTTCGGTTGGCCGGGAGACCTATGGTTACAAGGCAAGATTCACTGGGAGGTTCTGGGGTTCAAGTTCCATATGTTTCTCGAGTTCGAAAAGGGCGTCCAAGGGAGAATTTCATGCCTTTCATG ATTGCTGCTGCTTCTGAGAATGATAACCATCACCTGGAAAGGAAGGAGGTGGAGCTGGAGAAATATGTAGAGCTAAAAAGAATGGACTCCTTTGAGGATAATTCAGATGATAATATGGGTACTGTACCGGCATCTTCAGGGGGAATGAGGAGGAAGCATCATAGGCCTTGGTCTCTAACTGAGGTTGTTAAGCTAGTTGAGGGTGTAGCTAGATATGGTGCTGGTAGGTGGTCTGAAATTAAACGGCTTGCTTTTGCATCATATTCTTACAGAACTTCAGTTGATCTAAAG GACAAGTGGAGGAATCTCTTGAGAGCTAGCTTTTCACAATTGCCTGCAGAAAAAGGG ATGCACAATGCCCGGAAACATGCTTCAATTCCAATTCCAGCTCCAATTCTCTTACGAGTGAGAGAGCTAGCTGAAATGCAAGCACAAGttccagcaaatttcagctcaagCAAGTTCACTGGACAAAGTGGTGGTAGTGATAGAAGTGTACATGAGACTAGATCGGGTTACTTGTAG
- the LOC113767790 gene encoding uncharacterized protein LOC113767790 isoform X1, producing the protein METVVSMEVNEEAKVEDGIAKETGSEPVSLKHISDPDPDPEPDPVVYKLVRVDGEGRLVPATDEEVLVVEDLLEDEKPEHCAAECEQPIECIKTEGCPLQKNHVQSSEGISSVQLDAAVDLGKKIIQPEEIPCQMASASAGNSISQPMSAVGCPGSEGGLVENWSSRTDLATIGKPDFSKLKGEICLDNLTVKELQETFRATFGRETFVKDKRWLKRRISMGLTNSCDFSTTAFMIKDNEVLKKDKKENRKKSAVYKDLVVGVASETAGGPTNGLNRLVDSNPNFDDRKTESLLLEHDSVREDPSLEQRTAKRVRKPTKRYIEEMSEEESRGSSGRLVSVVKSFEHRQSCSKACTMPVQNVRLAGRPMVTRQDSLGGSGVQVPYVSRVRKGRPRENFMPFMPSGIGLATRMVRRALGEPGPAPQDEMQNEVLKSSLSPGWNQQPIAAASENDNHHLERKEVELEKYVELKRMDSFEDNSDDNMGTVPASSGGMRRKHHRPWSLTEVVKLVEGVARYGAGRWSEIKRLAFASYSYRTSVDLKDKWRNLLRASFSQLPAEKGMHNARKHASIPIPAPILLRVRELAEMQAQVPANFSSSKFTGQSGGSDRSVHETRSGYL; encoded by the exons ATGGAGACAGTGGTTAGCATGGAGGTTAATGAAGAAGCAAAGGTTGAGGATGGTATCGCCAAGGAAACAGGGTCTGAGCCCGTATCTCTAAAGCACATTTCTGATCCTGATCCTGATCCTGAGCCTGATCCTGTTGTCTATAAACTTGTTCGG GTTGATGGTGAGGGGAGGTTAGTTCCGGCAACAGATGAAGAAGTTTTGGTGGTTGAGGACTTGCTAGAAGATGAAAAGCCTGAACATTGTGCTGCAGAATGTGAGCAGCCAATAGAATGCATCAAAACTGAAGGATGTCCCTTGCAGAAAAATCATGTTCAATCCTCAGAAG GTATTTCAAGTGTTCAACTTGATGCTGCAGTTGATCTGGGGAAGAAAATCATCCAGCCAGAG GAAATTCCCTGCCAAATGGCTTCAGCATCAGCTGGAAACAGTATTAGTCAGCCTATGAGTGCTGTGGGATGTCCAGGGTCAGAAGGTGGATTGGTTGAAAATTGGTCTTCGAGAACTGATCTTGCTACTATAGGGAAGCCTGACTTTTCGAAGTTAAAAGGAGAGATATGCTTGGATAATCTGACGGTCAAGGAACTCCAAGAAACTTTCAGAGCAACATTTGGAAGAGAAACATTTGTCAAAGATAAACGGTGGCTTAAGAGGAGGATCTCCATGGGATTGACTAATTCATGTGATTTTTCAACTACAGCTTTTATGATCAAAGATAATGAAGTGTTaaagaaagataaaaaagaaaaccGCAAGAAAAGTGCTGTGTATAAGGATCTTGTGGTTGGAGTGGCAAGTGAGACCGCTGGAGGTCCAACCAATGGACTCAATAGGCTAGTAGATAGCAACCCAAATTTTGATGACAGAAAAACAGAGTCTCTTCTACTGGAACATGATTCTGTTAGAGAAGATCCTAGCTTGGAACAAAGAACAGCCAAAAGGGTCCGGAAGCCCACAAAGAGATACATCGAAGAAATGTCTGAGGAGGAATCTAGGGGCTCTAGTGGAAGGTTAGTCTCTGTTGTTAAGAGTTTTGAACATAGGCAGTCATGTTCAAAAGCTTGTACAATGCCTGTTCAGAATGTTCGGTTGGCCGGGAGACCTATGGTTACAAGGCAAGATTCACTGGGAGGTTCTGGGGTTCAAGTTCCATATGTTTCTCGAGTTCGAAAAGGGCGTCCAAGGGAGAATTTCATGCCTTTCATG CCTAGTGGCATTGGTCTCGCCACTAGAATGGTAAGGAGGGCCCTTGGCGAACCTGGACCAGCACCACAGGATGAAATGCAAAATGAAGTCCTGAAATCGAGTTTGTCCCCTGGATGGAATCAACAGCCT ATTGCTGCTGCTTCTGAGAATGATAACCATCACCTGGAAAGGAAGGAGGTGGAGCTGGAGAAATATGTAGAGCTAAAAAGAATGGACTCCTTTGAGGATAATTCAGATGATAATATGGGTACTGTACCGGCATCTTCAGGGGGAATGAGGAGGAAGCATCATAGGCCTTGGTCTCTAACTGAGGTTGTTAAGCTAGTTGAGGGTGTAGCTAGATATGGTGCTGGTAGGTGGTCTGAAATTAAACGGCTTGCTTTTGCATCATATTCTTACAGAACTTCAGTTGATCTAAAG GACAAGTGGAGGAATCTCTTGAGAGCTAGCTTTTCACAATTGCCTGCAGAAAAAGGG ATGCACAATGCCCGGAAACATGCTTCAATTCCAATTCCAGCTCCAATTCTCTTACGAGTGAGAGAGCTAGCTGAAATGCAAGCACAAGttccagcaaatttcagctcaagCAAGTTCACTGGACAAAGTGGTGGTAGTGATAGAAGTGTACATGAGACTAGATCGGGTTACTTGTAG
- the LOC113768706 gene encoding developmentally-regulated G-protein 2 — protein MGIIEKIKEIEAEMARTQKNKATEYHLGQLKAKIAKLRTQLLEPPKGSSGAGDGFEVTKYGHGRVALIGFPSVGKSTLLTMLTGTHSEAASYEFTTLTCIPGIIHYNDTKIQLLDLPGIIEGASEGKGRGRQVIAVSKSSDLVLMVLDASKSEGHRQILTKELEAVGLRLNKRPPQIYFKKKKTGGISFNSTVPLTHVDEKLCYQILHEYKIHNAEVLFREDATVDDLIDVIEGNRKYIKCVYVYNKIDVVGIDDVDRLARQPNSIVISCNLKLNLDRVLARMWDEMGLVRVYTKPQGQQPDFTDPVVLSSDRGGCTVEDFCDHIHRSLVKDVKYVLVWGTSARHYPQHCGLGHVLQDEDVVQIVKKKEREDGGRGRFKSHSNAPARISDREKKAPLKT, from the exons ATGGGGATCATAGAAAAGATTAAAGAAATTGAGGCCGAGATGGCCCGAACCCAGAAAAATAAAGCTACAG AATATCATCTGGGTCAGCTCAAGGCCAAGATAGCAAAGCTAAGGACACAACTGTTGGAGCCTCCAAAA GGTTCTAGCGGAGCTGGAGACGGTTTTGAAGTCACAAAATATGGCCATGGACGTGTAGCCCTTATAGGATTTCCAAG TGTAGGAAAATCTACGCTGCTAACAATGTTAACGGGAACTCATTCTGAGGCTGCATCATACGAGTTTACCACTCTTACCTGCATACCTGGCATTATCCACTATAATGACACTAAAATTCAGCTACTTGATCTCCCTGGAATTATTGAAGGTGCATCTGAAGGCAAGGGGCGTGGTAGGCAG GTTATTGCAGTTTCAAAATCCTCGGACCTTGTCCTCATGGTCCTTGATGCTTCAAAA AGTGAAGGGCATAGGCAAATCTTAACGAAGGAGCTGGAAGCTGTGGGCTTGCGCTTGAACAAGAGACCTCCTCAA ATAtacttcaaaaagaaaaagactggTGGAATTTCATTCAACAGCACTGTGCCTTTGACTCATGTTGATGAGAAGCTGTGTTATCAAATTTTGCATGAATACAAGATACACAATGCAGAG GTCTTGTTTCGTGAAGATGCCACTGTGGATGATCTGATAGATGTCATCGAGGGAAACCGCAAATACATAAAATGTGTATACGTCTACAATAAAATTGATGTTGTTGGTATTGACGACGTGGACAGATTAGCACGACAACCAAATTCCATTGTGATTAGCTGTAATTTGAAG CTCAATCTGGACAGAGTGCTTGCTAGAATGTGGGACGAGATGGGTCTTGTGAGGGTTTATACAAAGCCCCAAGGCCAGCAACCAGATTTCACTGATCCTGTTGTTCTTTCTTCT GATAGAGGGGGCTGTACAGTTGAGGACTTTTGTGATCATATACATCGGAGCCTAGTGAAGGACGTGAAGTATGTCTTGGTGTGGGGCACAAGCGCAAGGCACTACCCACAGCACTGTGGCCTCGGTCATGTTCTTCAGGACGAGGATGTTGTACAGATCGTTAAGAAAAAG